The Amycolatopsis mongoliensis genome includes a window with the following:
- a CDS encoding MarR family winged helix-turn-helix transcriptional regulator, producing MAEPAEVALAEVVARLRRAMRRAARNADPHTTLSVAQLELLSCLAENPGARPGRLAQLLKLAPNSVTTMVNGLQAKELVTRANSGSGDRRAVVLELTEAGRAAVHRWQATNAGIVEAAVANLHPAWQHLLTAALPALRELVGSIDDLAESKPSGSAAG from the coding sequence ATGGCTGAGCCGGCCGAGGTCGCGCTGGCGGAGGTCGTCGCGCGGCTGCGCCGGGCGATGCGCCGGGCGGCTCGCAACGCCGACCCGCACACCACGCTGTCGGTGGCGCAGCTGGAGTTGCTGTCGTGCCTGGCGGAGAACCCGGGTGCCCGGCCGGGCCGGCTGGCGCAGTTGCTCAAGCTCGCGCCGAACTCGGTCACCACGATGGTCAACGGCTTGCAGGCGAAGGAGCTGGTCACCCGGGCCAACAGTGGCAGTGGGGACCGGCGGGCTGTCGTGCTGGAGCTCACGGAAGCGGGCCGGGCGGCGGTGCATCGGTGGCAGGCCACCAACGCCGGCATCGTCGAGGCGGCGGTCGCGAACCTGCATCCGGCGTGGCAGCACCTGCTCACCGCCGCGTTGCCCGCGCTGCGCGAGCTCGTCGGTTCGATCGACGATCTCGCCGAGAGCAAGCCTTCCGGCTCGGCAGCGGGTTAG